The region GAAAATTCGTTACGGTGAGCGGGTGGACGTGCTGCCGGTTAACCGTGTGACCAACTTCTCTACCGTCTTCAACTTCCGGGACGTCGGCGGCTACGCCGGTCTCGACGGCCGTCCAGTGCGCTGGCGGCGGCTCTACCGGTCCGACTCGCCGCATCGGATCTGCGGCGTCGACCAGGAGACATTTACCGCCCTCGCCATTCGCACCGTGATCGACCTGCGCCGGCCGACCGAGGTGGCCCGCGACGGCCGGGTACCCGCCTGCGATGGGCTGTCCTACCTGCACATCCACCCGGAGCACCAGCAGTGGGACGAGGTGCCGTACGACGAACGGCACGGTGTGGCCCGCTACCTGGCCGACCGTTACCGGGACCTGGCCGAGACCGGTACGGCCGGCATCGCCCACGCGCTCGCGGTGATCGCCGAACAGGAGTCCGCCCCGGTAATGGTGCACTGCGTGGCCGGCAAGGACCGGACCGGTGTGCTGT is a window of Micromonospora polyrhachis DNA encoding:
- a CDS encoding tyrosine-protein phosphatase, which encodes MTNFSTVFNFRDVGGYAGLDGRPVRWRRLYRSDSPHRICGVDQETFTALAIRTVIDLRRPTEVARDGRVPACDGLSYLHIHPEHQQWDEVPYDERHGVARYLADRYRDLAETGTAGIAHALAVIAEQESAPVMVHCVAGKDRTGVLCALTLSLLGVSDTDIAADYALTDASAERFTAYLREHLPAHAATPAAYHASPAEAMLMFLTELRERHGSVERYVRDAGLQTDQIAALRAHLLS